Part of the Paenibacillus guangzhouensis genome is shown below.
CTGACTGCCAACCGTCAGAATGGTTAAGGCGCGTACGCCATATTTGGCCGCTAACGTATACAATGCTGTGCTCTCCATCTCAACCGCTAGGACACCAAATTCCATAAATTTATGCAGACGATCTAACGTCTCTCGGTAAAACTCATCGGAATTGTAGATGTTCCCGACATGTACTTTTGCTTGGGCAGTCTCTGCAAGCTGATACGCTTTCATTAACATGCGGAAATCGGCAGTCGGCGCATAATTGCAGCCATGGAATATTTTCTCCGTCATGTTGCTGTCGGAAGATACCGCCTGTGCGAGGACAATGTCGCGAATTTGAATCTCCTCCTGCATCGCACCGCATGTCCCAATCCGGATTAACTTCTTCACGCCATAGTCCTTAATCAGCTCAGTTGCGTAGATGCTCATCGAGGCATTGCCCATTCCTGTTCCTTGCACCGAAACCGGTACGCCTTTGTATGTTCCCGTAAATCCGAGCATGCCTCTCACTTCGTTATAACAATAGACATCGGTTAAGAAATGTTCTGCGACGAATTTAGCACGGAGTGGATCGCCTGGCAATAAGACACGCTCCGCGACCTGACCGACTTCTGCTTCCATGTGAATACTCATGTTGTTATGTCCCCCTCATCTTCTTGCTGATCGAAATCGCTTACATACACAGCATATAGGGAATACGAGGAACGAACTAGACCAAAAGTTGACGTAAACAACGGAAGAAAAAGGACCATTCCACTCACATAAGCAGCTCCTGGCGAATATTATCAAGGTCCCGCCTTGTCGGAATGGTCGCGATCATGACCGTTGGAACGCTCTTAATCGATAACGGAAATGTACTGATGATAAAATCAATTTGGCGCTGCCTCACAATGTCATCCGTTAACCCTTCCATGATCGTGGTATGAATGGTAAGCTCATCACCGATTTCTTTCTTAATGAGATTAGCGACATAATGGCGAACAGAGAACTCCTCTCCAATAATCAGAAAAGCATTCTTACTCTTATACCGGAGGCTGGAGCTAACTAGCAAGGTGAGCTTCGTTAGATGAAATTCATTCAGGTGGATATCGCAATAAAGTTCATTCCACTGCACCATACAACGCTGCACCTCATCATAGACATGTTGGCAGGCATGCTGCGCATACGTGGTCAGATGATTCTGGGAGACCTGCATCAGCTCTGGAATGGCGTTATCGATAATCAGCTTCTCGAAGAACTCACCCATTTCCTGAATGAATCGCTCGTCCATATCCAACGTCTTGAAAGACTGCATGAGTAGCGGGAGCAGCCTGTCCCGCATCGCAGTCATAAGATTTGCCTGCATCGGATTTGAATCACTAGTCGGTAGCATCGCATCATGGCTGTTGTATTGACTTAAGCTAAATAACGAGATGAGAAAGAAAACCTCGTCTTTTGGCAGTGTGACGCGATACGTCTCTTCTAGCTTCCTAACGAGCGACAAAAGCGGGGAATAGAACTGACTCTCCGACCAGCGGTACCGCCCCTCCTCGATGTGCACCGTATGCCCTTGGCGAACGCGCTCGAGTACGATCGCAATTAGGAAAGCTAGATTCCGCTTGGAATTGAGAAAATACACGATTCGATTCTCCGTCTCGATCTCGGTAATGTACTGGTTCAATGTATCGAACTCCGTATTCGGAAATGGCCAACCCGTAAAGGCATTCGCTTCGCAGAATAATTTCCATAGGAAATAACGAATATGTATTTCGTGACCTTTGAGCGCCGGCGCCGCATATGTGATCCTCAGACGGAAAGCCTGCAGCTCATGATTATTTAACTGCACGATAAATTTCTTGAACGAAGAAGCGCTCATATACAGCGATTCCGCGATTTCCTCCGCGCGAATATGTCCTCCTTGCATGAACAGCAGGTGCATGAACCGATAATATGAAGTCTGCTTGAAGAGCAGAGCAATAACTTCTTGAATCGTCGTACTGCGGCGGTCACGGTGCAGAATCATCCCCCTGCCACGTGACACTTCAATCGCCATCGCAGTCGGCAGTTGCTGGCTCAACTCCTCAACGAGCTTACGGATCGTCTTATCGGATACCCCGAGCTCTTTCTCCATCTCGGCAAAAGTAAACCAACGCTGCTCCGTATCCAGCAAGGTCAATAATGCGCGAACGAGCATGAAATCTTTATCCATAGATAGCACCTAATCCTTCTGTACCAATGATGTGACGTTCTGCTTCATCTCACGGAATCTTCCTGGCGGCAGCTTCTTATCCTCCATGAACACCCGTGTAAAATAATGCACCGAAGAAAATCCAGTCTCCTCGGCAATTTGCTTAATCGGCAGCTCGGTACGCAGCAGGAGTCGCGTCGCTTGACGCACGCGCTCATGCCGGACGAAATCCGTAAAAGTCTCACCAATTCCAGCTGAAAATAGACGTGATAGGTGGCGTTCGGAGACATTCAAATAACGCGCGACATCCGTAAGTCCGATCGTACCGGCTAGGTTATCGCGGATATATAGCTTGGCTTGCTGCAGCAGCCGATTCGAATTTGTGCGCTGTACGTTCACCTTTTCCACGTTCGTATGTACGCCGAATAAGGTTAGGAACGAGAGGATCAACGAATAGGCTACTGTACCAATCGCCGCTGCTGGAAGATTCCCTGTCGAGCCATCCTGCAGCATGAGGGATTTCCATAATAACGCGGTAGGATGGTGCTCATCCTGCTGCACGAATACGGTCGCATGTTCGCTTAGTGCTTCATAGGCTTCTCGCATAGGTCCTTGCGTTAGCGACTCGTCCAGTTCAAACGCCACGTAGAGCAGGTATAATCCTTCCTGCGTTCGAATTTGATGGGTTACCCCCGGCCTCGAGCAGAAATGCGCGCCGCTTCGAAGTTGATACTCTACCCCATCATCCATATACGTCCCTACTCCTGCGAGCACATAACAGACTTCGAAGAAGGAGTGCTTGTGCACCGGATTATCGAAGAGCTGTGGATTTATGCCCCAGTAATGCACCTTGAAGCAGGCGTCGCTTGTCTGCAGGACCGTCGCGATCTCATTGAGCATGGATTGCGTTTCTTTATGGAGGTACATTGTATTCTCACCTCACAGATATGACCTTATTTTACAAAAAGATGTCCTCTCTGAAAAAAGACAATCGATCAAGAACATCCTTATTATTATAAGTGTAATCTTCAAATAATGCTCGTATCTTATCCAAGGAGGCGTGTCGATGATTCAACCAGCTGATGTGCAATTTTATAAAGAGAATGGGTATCTGCTCGTAAAAGGGGTATTTCGTATGGATGAGGTCGAAGAGATGCGCGAAGCGGTGGAGCGGATCATTCAACGAGCAGCGCAGTCGAAGGCCGATTGGAATGCCGCTTGGCAAGGTGATTTCCTGCCGCCGGAACAGCTGAAGAAGCTTGTCCTAAAAGGATTCCATGACGTGCATTATCACGATGCGGCGTTCACGCGGGCAATTGTGCATCCGAACATGCGAGCGATCCTCACGCAGCTCATTGGTCCGAATGTGCAGCTGCATCACTCCAAA
Proteins encoded:
- the deoD gene encoding purine-nucleoside phosphorylase; the protein is MSIHMEAEVGQVAERVLLPGDPLRAKFVAEHFLTDVYCYNEVRGMLGFTGTYKGVPVSVQGTGMGNASMSIYATELIKDYGVKKLIRIGTCGAMQEEIQIRDIVLAQAVSSDSNMTEKIFHGCNYAPTADFRMLMKAYQLAETAQAKVHVGNIYNSDEFYRETLDRLHKFMEFGVLAVEMESTALYTLAAKYGVRALTILTVGSQLLTNERSSHKTSEQSFNGMAEIALNTIIADV
- a CDS encoding helix-turn-helix domain-containing protein, translated to MDKDFMLVRALLTLLDTEQRWFTFAEMEKELGVSDKTIRKLVEELSQQLPTAMAIEVSRGRGMILHRDRRSTTIQEVIALLFKQTSYYRFMHLLFMQGGHIRAEEIAESLYMSASSFKKFIVQLNNHELQAFRLRITYAAPALKGHEIHIRYFLWKLFCEANAFTGWPFPNTEFDTLNQYITEIETENRIVYFLNSKRNLAFLIAIVLERVRQGHTVHIEEGRYRWSESQFYSPLLSLVRKLEETYRVTLPKDEVFFLISLFSLSQYNSHDAMLPTSDSNPMQANLMTAMRDRLLPLLMQSFKTLDMDERFIQEMGEFFEKLIIDNAIPELMQVSQNHLTTYAQHACQHVYDEVQRCMVQWNELYCDIHLNEFHLTKLTLLVSSSLRYKSKNAFLIIGEEFSVRHYVANLIKKEIGDELTIHTTIMEGLTDDIVRQRQIDFIISTFPLSIKSVPTVMIATIPTRRDLDNIRQELLM
- a CDS encoding AraC family transcriptional regulator → MYLHKETQSMLNEIATVLQTSDACFKVHYWGINPQLFDNPVHKHSFFEVCYVLAGVGTYMDDGVEYQLRSGAHFCSRPGVTHQIRTQEGLYLLYVAFELDESLTQGPMREAYEALSEHATVFVQQDEHHPTALLWKSLMLQDGSTGNLPAAAIGTVAYSLILSFLTLFGVHTNVEKVNVQRTNSNRLLQQAKLYIRDNLAGTIGLTDVARYLNVSERHLSRLFSAGIGETFTDFVRHERVRQATRLLLRTELPIKQIAEETGFSSVHYFTRVFMEDKKLPPGRFREMKQNVTSLVQKD